In Paracoccus jeotgali, the following are encoded in one genomic region:
- a CDS encoding RNA-binding S4 domain-containing protein, translated as MESVRLDVFLWAARFFKTRSLSRQMIESGRIRIDGQTVKPARAVRPGVVLSLRQGRNRRRIEVLALSDTRGPASIAQTLYRDLDPPQPIDPFGDDLD; from the coding sequence ATGGAGTCGGTGCGGCTCGACGTGTTTCTATGGGCGGCGCGGTTCTTCAAGACCCGCAGCCTGTCGCGCCAGATGATCGAATCCGGTCGCATCCGAATCGACGGCCAGACCGTCAAGCCTGCCCGCGCCGTCCGTCCCGGCGTGGTGCTGTCGCTGCGTCAGGGCCGCAACCGCCGCCGGATCGAGGTGCTGGCGTTGTCCGACACCCGCGGCCCGGCCAGCATCGCGCAGACGCTTTACCGCGACCTCGACCCGCCGCAGCCGATCGACCCCTTTGGTGACGATCTGGATTAG
- the ssb gene encoding single-stranded DNA-binding protein, translating into MAGSVNKVILIGNLGQDPEIRTFQNGGKVANLRVATSETWKDRNTGERRERTEWHRVAIMSEGLVNVVERYLKKGSKVYIEGQLETRKWQDQSGQDRYSTEVVLRGFGGTLQMLDGRSEGGAGKSGGSGGPGGFDRDYGDEYGGGASGGSSQGGGGRADFDDEIPF; encoded by the coding sequence ATGGCGGGCAGCGTCAACAAGGTGATCCTGATCGGCAATCTGGGTCAGGACCCTGAAATCCGGACCTTCCAGAATGGCGGCAAGGTGGCGAATCTGCGCGTTGCCACCAGCGAAACCTGGAAGGACCGCAATACCGGCGAGCGCCGCGAGCGGACCGAATGGCACCGCGTGGCGATCATGTCCGAGGGGCTGGTCAACGTGGTCGAGCGTTATCTGAAAAAGGGCAGCAAGGTCTATATCGAGGGCCAGCTTGAGACCCGCAAATGGCAGGACCAGTCCGGCCAGGACCGCTATAGCACCGAGGTCGTGCTGCGCGGCTTTGGCGGCACGTTGCAAATGCTGGACGGCCGCAGCGAGGGCGGCGCCGGCAAAAGCGGCGGTTCGGGTGGTCCGGGCGGCTTCGACCGCGATTACGGCGACGAATATGGTGGGGGCGCATCCGGCGGCAGCAGCCAGGGCGGCGGCGGACGTGCCGATTTCGACGACGAGATTCCGTTCTGA
- a CDS encoding lytic transglycosylase domain-containing protein gives MIGNRLKSLGFAMRVVLVAGVLGTGLQTVPAAAEGLNLKRVSERNRSAQFDRQKQLMDSRLASQYRQSKRLRPTGRQVVNVTTLELSPTISTKSYSGRNSAYIPHAQAMARKYGIPEALFLRLVNQESRWNPGARSHKGAMGLAQLMPGTAARLGVNANDPHQNLEGGARYLRMMYNQFGDWRLALAAYNAGPGAVQKYGGIPPYRETRNYVRIIAGG, from the coding sequence ATGATCGGTAACAGACTGAAAAGCCTTGGCTTTGCGATGCGCGTGGTGCTGGTTGCGGGGGTTCTGGGAACCGGACTGCAGACGGTGCCGGCCGCAGCGGAAGGCCTGAACCTCAAGCGCGTGTCGGAACGCAACCGCAGCGCGCAGTTCGATCGTCAGAAGCAGCTGATGGATTCGCGGCTCGCCTCGCAATACCGGCAGTCCAAGCGGCTGCGGCCGACGGGGCGGCAGGTGGTCAACGTGACCACGCTGGAGCTTTCGCCGACGATCTCGACGAAATCCTATTCGGGCCGCAACTCGGCCTATATCCCGCACGCGCAGGCGATGGCGCGGAAATACGGCATCCCCGAGGCGCTGTTCCTGCGGCTGGTGAACCAGGAGTCGCGGTGGAATCCCGGCGCGCGGTCGCACAAGGGCGCGATGGGGCTGGCGCAGCTGATGCCCGGCACGGCGGCGCGTCTGGGCGTGAACGCCAACGACCCGCACCAGAATCTGGAAGGCGGGGCGCGTTATCTGCGCATGATGTACAACCAGTTCGGCGATTGGCGGCTGGCGCTGGCGGCCTATAATGCCGGGCCGGGCGCGGTGCAGAAATATGGCGGCATCCCGCCCTATCGCGAGACGCGGAACTATGTCCGCATCATCGCCGGCGGCTGA
- a CDS encoding lipid-binding SYLF domain-containing protein — MAQHKLWSRRACLVGLGAFALVACNNGLGTNATDALEGRVNATLNELFATYPNARPLVENAQGVLVMPVMTQAGFGVGGAYGEGALRVQGRTVDYYSAAQASVGFQAGARQFAHVLVFQTEQALADFRAAPGWVAGAGAFYALPKEGMAYGTDTVTRGHPVVAMIFGQTGVMAGAAIEGTKYTRIIPSALPGQ, encoded by the coding sequence ATGGCACAGCACAAGCTATGGTCGCGGCGGGCCTGTCTGGTGGGGCTGGGGGCGTTCGCCCTTGTCGCCTGCAATAACGGGCTGGGAACGAACGCGACCGACGCGCTGGAAGGGCGCGTCAACGCGACCCTGAACGAGCTTTTCGCCACCTATCCCAACGCCCGGCCGCTGGTCGAGAACGCGCAGGGCGTGCTGGTCATGCCGGTGATGACGCAGGCCGGTTTCGGCGTCGGCGGCGCCTATGGCGAGGGCGCGCTGCGGGTGCAGGGGCGGACGGTCGATTACTATTCCGCCGCGCAGGCCTCGGTGGGCTTTCAGGCGGGCGCGCGGCAATTCGCCCATGTGCTGGTCTTCCAGACCGAGCAGGCGCTGGCCGATTTCCGCGCCGCACCGGGCTGGGTCGCGGGCGCGGGCGCCTTCTATGCCCTGCCGAAAGAGGGCATGGCCTATGGCACCGACACCGTCACCCGCGGGCATCCGGTGGTCGCGATGATCTTTGGCCAGACCGGCGTCATGGCGGGCGCGGCGATCGAGGGGACGAAATACACCCGCATCATTCCGTCCGCGCTGCCCGGCCAGTAA
- the hemB gene encoding porphobilinogen synthase has protein sequence MSPIAPFPMSRPRRLRRTPGLRAMVAETALSADNLIWPVFVTEVAGADIEIPSMPGVTRFTVDSVKAAAERAARLGIPAICVFPHSDQEGKTDSCERAWDPDNIGNRAIRAIKEAVPDLMVMTDIALDPYNANGHDGLVRDGEIVNDETVECLVRMGLAQAEAGADILGPSDMMDGRIGALRAALEQNGHSNVAIMSYAAKYASGFYGPFRDAVGAGARLVGDKKTYQIDPANRDEAMRCVARDLAEGADMVMVKPGMPYLDICRMVRDRFAAPTFAYQVSGEYAMLEGAIRQGWLSRDVVVEGLLAFRRAGCDGILSYFAPDVAEALATTAGRG, from the coding sequence ATGTCCCCGATCGCCCCGTTTCCGATGTCGCGCCCGCGCCGTCTGCGCCGCACGCCGGGGCTGCGGGCGATGGTGGCGGAAACCGCGCTTTCCGCCGACAACCTGATCTGGCCGGTCTTCGTGACCGAGGTCGCGGGCGCGGATATCGAGATCCCGTCCATGCCCGGCGTCACCCGTTTCACCGTCGACAGCGTCAAGGCCGCCGCCGAACGCGCCGCGCGTCTGGGCATCCCGGCGATCTGCGTCTTTCCCCACTCGGATCAAGAGGGCAAGACCGACAGCTGCGAACGGGCCTGGGACCCCGACAATATCGGCAACCGCGCCATCCGCGCGATCAAGGAAGCGGTGCCCGATCTGATGGTGATGACCGACATCGCGCTCGACCCCTATAACGCCAATGGCCATGACGGGCTGGTGCGCGACGGCGAGATCGTGAATGACGAAACCGTCGAATGTCTGGTTCGCATGGGTCTGGCGCAGGCCGAGGCCGGGGCCGACATCCTTGGCCCCTCGGACATGATGGATGGCCGCATCGGGGCGCTGCGGGCGGCGCTGGAACAGAACGGCCACAGCAATGTGGCGATCATGTCCTATGCCGCCAAATATGCCTCGGGGTTCTACGGGCCGTTTCGCGATGCGGTGGGCGCCGGGGCGCGGCTGGTGGGCGACAAGAAGACCTATCAGATCGACCCCGCCAACCGCGACGAGGCGATGCGCTGCGTCGCCCGCGATCTGGCCGAAGGCGCGGATATGGTGATGGTCAAGCCGGGGATGCCCTATCTGGACATCTGCCGCATGGTGCGCGACCGCTTTGCCGCGCCGACATTCGCCTATCAGGTCAGCGGCGAATATGCGATGCTGGAAGGCGCGATCCGTCAGGGCTGGCTGTCGCGCGACGTGGTGGTGGAAGGCCTGCTGGCCTTCCGCCGGGCGGGCTGCGACGGCATCCTCAGCTACTTTGCGCCGGATGTCGCCGAAGCTCTGGCGACGACGGCGGGACGCGGGTAA
- the mfd gene encoding transcription-repair coupling factor, translating to MADIITLSGAPEGYDAALLAREAARGPVIHIARDDRRAEAMREGLRFFAPDLPVLHFPAWDTTPYDRVSPAADVMAARMATLSALAHGAVPSRFVLLTTMNAAIQRVPPRAALKDATFTARPGSRIDDAGLRAWLARMGFAQAPTVTEPGDYAIRGGIIDLWPPGPQGPIRLDLFGDVLESARRFDPVTQRSAGSLDRLELVPMSEVILDEDAIARFRTTYRSEYGGGSNDPLYEAVSAGRKVAGVEHWLPWFYDRLDNLFDYLPDASVMLDDRAGQVFTARWEMISEQYAARREAANRRGSDSIYRPVAPETMFASESEWQGWLAARRQLRLSVNAAPPGPGVLDAGGRVGRNFAPERQSEQLDLFGALAAHLRELRKTHRVVIASFSDGARERLRGLMVDEGVEGAADISRLADLPEKPGALGLTVWPLEEGFVADGSAAGRLAVISEQDVLGDRLIRGARKRRRAENFLKDATTLSPGDLVVHVEHGIGRYKGLETITANNVPHDCVALEYAGGDRLFLPVENIELLSRYGHEEGLLDRLGGGAWQARKARLKERIRLIANRLMRVAAERLLRTAPVLEPEHHEWESFSARFPYTETDDQMAAIDDVMGDLAAGRPMDRLIVGDVGFGKTEVAMRAAYIAASQGKQVAVIAPTTLLARQHARSFAERFRGTAVVVRPLSRFVPAKEAAKTRAGLADGSVDIVVGTHAVLAKSVKFRDLGLLVIDEEQHFGVAHKERLKELRSDVHVLTMTATPIPRTLQLSLSGVRDLSVIGTPPVDRLAIRTYVSEFDSVTIREALLREKYRGGQSFFVVPRIADLPEIEDWLREHVPEITYIVAHGQLSAGDLDQRMNAFYDGQGDVLLATTIVESGLDIPTANTMIIWRADIYGLAQLYQIRGRVGRSRTRAYCYLTTKPRSPLTPQAERRLKFLGNIDGLGAGFNLASQDLDLRGAGNLLGEEQSGHIKEVGFELYQAMLEETIAKLKSGELEGTPEDEWAPQLNLGVPVTIPESYIPDLDVRLGLYRRLADIVTKVEMEGFAAELHDRFGPVPREVNTLMNVIRIKGMAKRANISRLDAGPKGATVQFYNDRFPNPAGLVEFLTDQHGQAKVTDNKIVIRRDWPTDGDRIKGAYGIARDLAAKAKAATK from the coding sequence ATGGCTGACATCATCACACTTTCCGGCGCCCCCGAGGGCTATGACGCGGCCCTTCTGGCGCGCGAGGCGGCGCGCGGGCCGGTCATCCACATCGCCCGCGACGACCGCCGGGCCGAGGCCATGCGCGAGGGGCTGCGCTTTTTCGCGCCCGACCTGCCGGTGCTGCATTTCCCCGCCTGGGACACGACGCCCTATGACCGCGTCTCGCCCGCCGCCGATGTCATGGCCGCGCGCATGGCCACGCTGTCGGCGCTGGCGCATGGCGCGGTGCCCAGCCGCTTTGTGCTGCTGACCACGATGAACGCGGCGATCCAGCGCGTGCCGCCGCGCGCGGCGCTGAAGGACGCCACCTTTACCGCCCGCCCCGGCAGCCGGATCGACGATGCGGGCCTGCGGGCATGGCTGGCGCGGATGGGGTTCGCGCAGGCGCCGACGGTGACCGAGCCCGGCGATTACGCGATCCGGGGCGGCATCATCGACCTGTGGCCGCCGGGGCCGCAGGGACCGATCCGGCTGGACCTGTTCGGCGACGTGCTGGAATCGGCGCGGCGTTTCGATCCCGTCACGCAGCGCAGCGCCGGCAGTCTTGACCGGCTGGAACTGGTCCCGATGTCCGAGGTGATCCTGGACGAGGACGCCATCGCGCGCTTCCGCACCACCTACCGCAGCGAATATGGCGGCGGCAGCAACGATCCGCTGTACGAGGCCGTCAGCGCCGGGCGCAAGGTGGCGGGGGTCGAGCATTGGCTGCCGTGGTTCTATGACCGGCTCGACAATCTCTTCGACTATCTTCCCGACGCCTCGGTGATGCTGGACGACCGCGCGGGCCAGGTCTTCACCGCCAGGTGGGAGATGATCTCGGAACAATACGCCGCCCGGCGCGAGGCCGCGAACCGGCGCGGCAGCGACAGCATCTATCGCCCCGTCGCGCCCGAAACCATGTTCGCCAGCGAAAGCGAGTGGCAGGGCTGGCTGGCCGCGCGCCGCCAGTTGCGCCTGTCGGTCAACGCCGCGCCCCCCGGTCCCGGCGTGCTGGACGCGGGCGGCCGGGTCGGGCGCAATTTCGCGCCGGAACGGCAGTCGGAACAGCTTGACCTGTTCGGCGCGCTCGCCGCCCATCTGCGCGAGCTGCGCAAGACCCACCGCGTCGTCATCGCCAGCTTCAGCGATGGTGCGCGCGAACGGCTGCGCGGGCTGATGGTCGATGAAGGGGTCGAGGGCGCGGCCGATATCTCGCGTCTCGCCGATCTGCCGGAGAAGCCCGGCGCGCTGGGGCTGACGGTCTGGCCGCTCGAGGAAGGCTTCGTCGCCGATGGCAGCGCGGCGGGGCGGCTTGCGGTGATCTCGGAACAGGATGTGCTGGGCGACCGGCTGATCCGGGGCGCGCGCAAGCGCCGGCGGGCCGAGAATTTCCTGAAGGACGCGACCACGCTCAGCCCCGGCGATCTGGTGGTCCATGTCGAACACGGCATCGGGCGCTACAAGGGTCTTGAGACCATCACGGCGAACAATGTGCCGCATGACTGCGTGGCGCTGGAATATGCCGGCGGCGACCGGCTGTTCCTGCCGGTCGAGAATATCGAGCTGCTGTCGCGATACGGCCATGAAGAGGGCTTGCTCGACCGGCTGGGCGGCGGCGCGTGGCAGGCGCGCAAGGCCCGGCTCAAGGAACGCATCCGGCTGATCGCGAACCGGCTGATGCGGGTCGCCGCCGAACGCCTGCTGCGAACCGCGCCGGTCTTGGAACCCGAGCATCACGAATGGGAAAGTTTCTCGGCCCGGTTTCCCTATACCGAAACCGACGACCAGATGGCCGCCATCGACGATGTCATGGGCGATCTGGCCGCCGGCCGCCCGATGGACCGGCTGATCGTCGGCGATGTCGGCTTCGGCAAGACCGAGGTCGCGATGCGCGCCGCCTATATCGCAGCCTCTCAGGGCAAGCAGGTGGCGGTGATCGCGCCGACCACCCTGCTGGCGCGTCAGCACGCCCGCAGCTTCGCCGAACGCTTTCGCGGCACGGCGGTGGTGGTCCGGCCGCTGTCCCGCTTTGTCCCCGCGAAAGAGGCCGCCAAGACCCGCGCCGGTCTGGCCGATGGCAGCGTCGATATCGTCGTCGGCACCCATGCCGTGCTGGCGAAATCGGTCAAGTTCCGCGATCTGGGCCTGCTGGTCATCGATGAAGAGCAGCATTTCGGCGTCGCCCACAAGGAACGCCTGAAAGAACTGCGCAGCGACGTCCATGTGCTGACCATGACCGCGACCCCGATCCCGCGCACGCTGCAACTGTCGCTGTCGGGCGTGCGCGACCTGTCGGTGATCGGCACGCCGCCGGTCGACCGTCTGGCCATCCGCACCTATGTCAGCGAGTTCGACAGCGTCACCATCCGCGAGGCGCTGCTGCGCGAGAAATATCGCGGCGGGCAAAGCTTTTTCGTCGTCCCCCGCATCGCCGACCTGCCCGAGATCGAGGACTGGCTGCGCGAGCATGTCCCCGAGATCACCTATATCGTCGCCCACGGCCAGCTATCTGCGGGCGATCTGGATCAGCGGATGAACGCCTTTTATGACGGGCAGGGCGACGTGCTGCTGGCCACCACGATCGTCGAATCGGGGCTGGATATCCCGACCGCCAACACCATGATCATCTGGCGCGCGGATATCTACGGTCTGGCGCAGCTCTACCAGATCAGGGGCCGGGTCGGGCGCTCGCGGACGCGGGCCTATTGCTATCTGACCACCAAGCCGCGCAGCCCGCTGACGCCGCAGGCCGAACGACGGCTGAAGTTTCTGGGCAATATCGACGGGCTGGGGGCGGGCTTCAACCTCGCCTCGCAGGATCTCGACCTGCGCGGGGCGGGCAACCTGCTGGGCGAGGAACAATCCGGCCATATCAAGGAGGTGGGGTTCGAACTTTACCAGGCGATGCTGGAAGAAACCATCGCCAAGCTGAAATCCGGCGAGTTGGAAGGCACGCCCGAGGATGAATGGGCGCCGCAGCTGAACCTCGGCGTGCCGGTGACGATCCCGGAAAGCTATATCCCCGATCTGGACGTGCGTCTGGGCCTTTACCGCCGGCTGGCCGACATCGTCACCAAGGTCGAGATGGAGGGCTTTGCCGCCGAGTTGCATGACCGCTTCGGCCCCGTCCCGCGCGAGGTGAACACGCTGATGAACGTGATCCGCATCAAGGGGATGGCCAAGCGCGCCAACATCTCGCGCCTCGATGCCGGGCCGAAAGGGGCGACGGTGCAGTTCTACAATGACCGTTTCCCGAACCCGGCCGGTCTGGTCGAGTTCCTGACCGATCAGCACGGGCAGGCCAAGGTGACCGACAACAAGATCGTCATCCGCCGCGACTGGCCCACCGATGGCGACCGCATCAAGGGCGCCTACGGCATCGCCCGCGATCTGGCCGCCAAGGCCAAGGCCGCCACGAAGTAA
- the ychF gene encoding redox-regulated ATPase YchF — protein sequence MGFRMGIVGLPNVGKSTLFNALTRTAAAQAANFPFCTIEPNVGEVAVPDPRLDRLAEIAGSKQIVPTRITFVDIAGLVRGASKGEGLGNQFLANIREVDAIAHVLRCFEDDDVTHVEGRVDPIADAETIETELMIADLESVEKRLANLTRKLKGGDKEAAEQQRLLRAAQEALEAGRPARTVTVSEDDRKAWTMLQLLTAKPVLYVCNVAEDQAATGNAHSEAVARMAAEQGAGHVVISAQIEEEISQLSPEDAAMFLSEMGLEEPGLDRLIRAGYELLGLQTYFTVGPKEARAWTIRRGTLAPQAAGVIHGDFERGFIRAETIAFDDYLSGNGEAGAREAGKLRVEGKTYEVKDGDVLHFLFNA from the coding sequence ATGGGCTTTCGCATGGGGATCGTCGGGCTGCCGAATGTCGGCAAGTCCACGCTGTTCAACGCGCTGACGCGCACCGCTGCCGCCCAGGCGGCGAACTTTCCCTTTTGCACCATCGAGCCGAATGTCGGCGAGGTCGCCGTCCCCGACCCAAGGCTGGACCGGCTGGCCGAGATCGCGGGATCGAAGCAGATCGTGCCGACGCGCATCACCTTTGTCGACATCGCCGGTCTGGTGCGCGGCGCCAGCAAGGGCGAGGGGCTGGGCAACCAGTTTCTCGCCAATATCCGCGAGGTCGACGCCATCGCCCATGTCCTGCGCTGCTTTGAAGACGACGACGTGACCCATGTCGAGGGCCGCGTCGACCCCATCGCGGATGCCGAGACGATCGAGACCGAGCTGATGATCGCCGACCTCGAATCGGTCGAGAAGCGGCTGGCGAACCTGACCCGCAAGCTGAAGGGTGGCGACAAGGAAGCCGCCGAGCAGCAGCGCCTGCTGCGCGCCGCGCAAGAGGCGCTCGAGGCCGGGCGCCCCGCGCGCACCGTCACCGTGTCCGAGGATGACCGCAAGGCCTGGACCATGCTGCAACTGCTGACCGCCAAGCCGGTGCTTTACGTCTGCAACGTGGCCGAGGATCAGGCCGCGACCGGCAACGCCCATTCCGAGGCCGTGGCCCGGATGGCGGCCGAGCAGGGCGCCGGCCATGTCGTCATCTCGGCGCAGATCGAGGAAGAGATCAGCCAGCTCTCGCCCGAGGACGCGGCGATGTTCCTGTCCGAGATGGGGCTGGAAGAACCCGGCCTCGACCGCCTGATCCGCGCCGGATATGAACTGCTGGGCCTGCAGACCTATTTCACCGTCGGCCCGAAAGAGGCCCGCGCCTGGACCATCCGCCGCGGCACCCTGGCCCCGCAGGCGGCGGGCGTCATCCACGGCGATTTCGAACGCGGCTTCATCCGCGCCGAAACCATCGCCTTCGACGACTACCTTTCCGGCAACGGCGAAGCCGGCGCCCGCGAGGCAGGCAAGCTGCGCGTCGAGGGCAAGACCTACGAGGTCAAGGACGGCGACGTGCTGCATTTCCTGTTCAACGCCTAA
- a CDS encoding asparagine synthetase B family protein: MVLPATILHPAGAGSVTRERVRAWLRGSLSAACQRRHGQVLRPHAECTTKGLPDFGVSALLHRVKQPERVTRRLCSTCGNSMMFTPLALQRFRNDPDGFFATFKHQWLISRDRPLELPGWHEHECDGWYLRHASDLPAMKLLGRNNERLGYLLGVAVDAAGRPLKGTIRLPLSPDDTDFADGFQRFVEGCAGRYIVALLTPRYKRLFLDPVGDLAAVYDAEAGRAGSTNFIVQGRDFIDNPVIPYAMARDGRANYTMGHTRDRQVRRLLASHYLDLDRMEPVRHWPRPETDLTTRHDTDAVLAINDEITARLRDIFSAMLHSERVILPLSGGRDSRCLLGAGMPAIDQAEWLFTWRFHRQSGQDSECAKKICGVLGLPHREFLYQKLTRPLKLQYLQRNGYAIFGTALESLAISESLPGGNVMVRGNIMGILRATNWQRQREGVLNLPHALKRLRSGFSAAEQMEKFGPAYMDYYDSLPENAQRKIYDIAWTDISLTHGQGARSYGTPQNFIVNAFNDRRLLALAMQLPLAYRRSDAAYDRIIETTLPQLQGIPYV; the protein is encoded by the coding sequence TTGGTCCTGCCCGCGACGATCCTGCATCCTGCGGGCGCTGGTTCTGTAACGCGAGAGAGGGTGCGGGCGTGGCTGCGCGGCAGCCTGTCTGCAGCATGTCAGCGGCGACATGGGCAGGTATTGCGGCCGCATGCAGAATGCACAACCAAGGGCTTGCCAGATTTCGGCGTTTCGGCGCTTTTACACCGCGTCAAACAGCCAGAGCGCGTCACGCGCCGCCTGTGTTCTACCTGTGGAAATAGTATGATGTTCACGCCTCTGGCTCTTCAGCGATTCAGGAACGACCCTGACGGGTTCTTTGCGACCTTCAAACATCAGTGGCTGATCAGCCGGGATCGCCCGCTCGAGCTCCCGGGCTGGCATGAGCATGAATGCGACGGCTGGTACCTTCGCCACGCGTCCGATCTGCCTGCGATGAAGTTGCTGGGCCGCAATAATGAGCGGCTGGGCTATCTGCTGGGGGTGGCGGTCGATGCGGCCGGACGGCCGTTGAAGGGAACGATCCGCCTGCCGCTTTCGCCGGATGACACCGATTTCGCCGACGGCTTCCAGCGCTTTGTCGAGGGCTGTGCCGGGCGTTATATCGTCGCGTTGCTCACGCCCCGTTACAAGCGGCTTTTCCTGGACCCGGTCGGCGATCTCGCAGCCGTCTACGACGCCGAGGCGGGACGGGCTGGGTCGACGAATTTCATCGTGCAGGGTCGGGACTTCATCGACAATCCGGTCATTCCCTATGCGATGGCGCGAGACGGTCGGGCGAACTACACGATGGGGCATACGCGCGATCGTCAGGTTCGCCGCCTGTTGGCGAGCCATTATCTGGATCTGGACCGGATGGAGCCGGTTCGCCACTGGCCGCGGCCCGAGACGGACCTGACCACCCGCCACGATACCGACGCCGTTCTTGCCATCAATGACGAGATCACAGCGCGCTTGCGTGACATCTTTTCCGCCATGCTGCACAGCGAACGGGTGATCCTTCCGCTGTCCGGCGGGCGTGATTCCCGCTGCCTTCTCGGCGCCGGGATGCCGGCGATCGACCAAGCGGAATGGCTGTTCACCTGGCGGTTTCACCGGCAGTCCGGTCAGGACAGCGAATGTGCGAAGAAGATCTGCGGCGTGCTCGGGTTGCCGCATCGCGAGTTTCTGTATCAAAAGCTGACGCGCCCGTTGAAGCTGCAATATCTGCAACGCAACGGCTATGCGATCTTCGGAACCGCGCTCGAGTCTCTCGCCATCAGCGAAAGCCTGCCGGGCGGCAATGTGATGGTGCGGGGCAACATCATGGGCATCCTGCGGGCGACGAACTGGCAGCGCCAGCGCGAGGGGGTTCTGAACCTGCCGCATGCGCTGAAGCGGCTGCGCTCGGGCTTCAGCGCGGCGGAGCAGATGGAGAAATTCGGACCCGCCTATATGGACTATTACGATTCGCTGCCGGAGAACGCGCAGCGGAAGATCTATGACATCGCCTGGACCGATATCAGCCTGACTCATGGGCAGGGCGCGCGGTCCTATGGCACGCCGCAGAACTTCATCGTCAACGCCTTCAACGACCGCCGGCTTCTGGCGCTGGCGATGCAGTTGCCCCTGGCCTACAGGCGAAGCGATGCCGCGTATGACCGGATCATCGAGACGACGCTGCCGCAGTTGCAGGGGATCCCCTATGTCTGA
- a CDS encoding isovaleryl-CoA dehydrogenase: MFTHGMEFDLGEDIAALREMVQRFARDRVSPIAADVDRDNVFPHHLWREMGELGLLGITVPEEYGGSGMGYLAHTVATEEIARASASVSLSYGAHSNLCVNQLKLNGTEAQKRKYLPKLCSGEHVGALAMSEEGAGSDVVGMKLRAEKRDGVYVLNGAKYWITNAPQADTLVVYAKTDPEAGSKGITAFIVEKGMKGFTQGPHFDKLGMRGSDTGELIFENCEVPDENVLGTEGKGVRVLMSGLDYERVVLSGIGTGIMAACLDEVVPYCRDRRQFGQPIGDFQLMQAKIADMYVAMNTAKAYVYEVAKACNRGAVTRQDAAGAVLYASEQAMVQSHQAVQALGGAGFLNDSVVSRLFRDAKLMEIGAGTSEIRRMLIGRELMAKA; the protein is encoded by the coding sequence ATGTTCACGCATGGCATGGAATTCGACCTGGGCGAGGATATCGCGGCGCTGCGCGAGATGGTGCAGCGATTTGCGCGGGATCGCGTCAGCCCCATCGCGGCTGATGTCGACCGCGACAATGTCTTTCCCCACCACCTCTGGCGCGAGATGGGAGAGCTGGGGCTGCTGGGCATCACCGTCCCCGAGGAATATGGCGGCAGCGGCATGGGTTATCTGGCCCACACCGTCGCGACCGAAGAGATCGCGCGGGCCAGCGCCAGCGTCAGCCTGTCCTATGGGGCGCACTCCAACCTCTGCGTCAACCAGCTCAAGCTGAACGGGACCGAGGCGCAAAAGCGGAAATACCTGCCGAAGCTCTGCTCGGGCGAGCATGTGGGCGCGCTGGCGATGTCGGAAGAGGGGGCGGGCTCGGACGTCGTCGGGATGAAGCTGCGGGCGGAAAAGCGCGACGGGGTCTATGTCCTCAACGGCGCGAAATACTGGATCACCAACGCGCCGCAGGCCGATACGCTGGTCGTCTATGCCAAGACCGACCCCGAGGCGGGATCGAAGGGCATCACCGCCTTCATCGTCGAGAAGGGGATGAAGGGCTTCACCCAGGGGCCGCATTTCGACAAGCTGGGGATGCGCGGCTCGGACACGGGCGAGCTGATCTTTGAGAATTGCGAGGTGCCGGACGAAAACGTGCTGGGGACCGAGGGCAAGGGCGTGCGGGTGCTGATGTCGGGCCTCGATTACGAACGCGTCGTGCTGTCGGGGATCGGCACCGGGATCATGGCCGCCTGTCTGGACGAGGTCGTGCCCTATTGCCGCGACCGCCGCCAGTTCGGCCAGCCGATCGGGGATTTCCAGCTGATGCAGGCCAAGATCGCCGATATGTATGTCGCGATGAACACCGCCAAGGCCTATGTCTACGAGGTCGCAAAGGCCTGCAACCGGGGCGCGGTGACGCGTCAGGACGCGGCGGGGGCGGTGCTTTACGCCTCGGAACAGGCGATGGTGCAGTCCCATCAGGCGGTGCAGGCGCTGGGCGGGGCGGGGTTCCTGAATGACAGCGTGGTCAGCCGGCTGTTCCGCGACGCCAAGCTGATGGAGATCGGCGCCGGCACCAGCGAGATCCGCCGCATGCTGATCGGCCGCGAATTGATGGCCAAGGCATGA